The following are encoded together in the Nocardioides sp. Arc9.136 genome:
- a CDS encoding glycosyl hydrolase family 18 protein produces MTRRPRLAAALAASILTATTAAGTAAGTATAAGTAAAEPPLAVTGYVLASTPADVVERDAPALAALGVASVPISADGRDVRAPGELTRQLRRAHRHGLRAELLVSNYSDRLGGFDSRAARRLLRHEDRVRRVARQLADVVRRQGWDGITVDLESLSRADGRGLVRLVRELQARMPAERTVSVDLQPSPTVEGYRERGFRVGAIGRAADVVVVMAYDRHGPTWTGPGPIGPLRWQRSVVEAVLTQVPAAKVDLGVAGYGYTWPRRGEGRSLTVQRARRLVREDGARAVWKPAAGEWRSRLSDGTVLWWSDTRSFRLREELAEELGVHGIALWRLGSAGPLA; encoded by the coding sequence GTGACCCGACGCCCCCGCCTGGCCGCCGCCCTCGCCGCCTCGATCCTGACCGCCACCACCGCCGCCGGCACCGCCGCCGGCACCGCCACCGCGGCGGGCACCGCCGCGGCGGAGCCGCCGCTCGCCGTCACCGGCTACGTGCTGGCGAGCACGCCGGCGGACGTGGTCGAGCGGGACGCGCCGGCCCTCGCGGCGCTCGGCGTCGCCTCGGTGCCGATCTCCGCCGACGGGCGCGACGTGCGTGCGCCGGGCGAGCTCACCCGGCAGCTGCGGCGGGCGCACCGCCACGGGCTCCGGGCCGAGCTGCTGGTGAGCAACTACAGCGACCGGCTCGGCGGCTTCGACAGCCGGGCTGCCCGGCGCCTGCTGCGCCACGAGGACCGGGTGCGGCGGGTCGCCCGGCAGCTGGCCGACGTCGTGCGCCGCCAGGGCTGGGACGGGATCACCGTCGACCTGGAGTCGCTGTCGCGGGCCGACGGCCGCGGCCTCGTGCGGCTGGTGCGCGAGCTGCAGGCGCGGATGCCCGCCGAGCGCACCGTCTCCGTCGACCTCCAGCCGTCGCCGACGGTCGAGGGCTACCGCGAGCGGGGTTTCCGCGTCGGGGCGATCGGCCGCGCCGCGGACGTGGTGGTCGTGATGGCCTACGACCGGCACGGCCCGACCTGGACGGGTCCGGGGCCGATCGGGCCGCTGCGCTGGCAGCGGTCCGTGGTCGAGGCGGTGCTGACGCAGGTGCCGGCGGCGAAGGTCGACCTCGGGGTGGCCGGGTACGGCTACACCTGGCCGCGCCGGGGCGAGGGTCGCAGCCTCACGGTCCAGCGCGCCCGGCGGCTCGTGCGCGAGGACGGCGCCCGGGCCGTGTGGAAGCCCGCCGCCGGGGAGTGGCGGTCCCGGCTGTCCGACGGCACCGTCCTGTGGTGGTCCGACACCCGGTCGTTCCGGCTGCGCGAGGAGCTCGCCGAGGAGCTGGGCGTGCACGGCATCGCGCTGTGGCGGCTCGGCTCGGCCGGCCCCCTGGCCTGA
- a CDS encoding thiamine-binding protein has product MIVAFSISPTTGDETGGVSEAVAAAVRVVRESGLPNETNAMFTNIEGEWDEVMAVVKRAVDVVAEVSPRVGLVLKADIRPGFTGQLTAKVERVERALEQS; this is encoded by the coding sequence ATGATCGTCGCGTTCAGCATCAGCCCCACGACCGGTGACGAGACCGGCGGAGTCTCCGAGGCCGTGGCGGCCGCCGTGCGGGTCGTCCGCGAGTCCGGCCTGCCGAACGAGACCAACGCGATGTTCACCAACATCGAGGGGGAGTGGGACGAGGTGATGGCGGTCGTCAAGCGGGCCGTCGACGTCGTCGCCGAGGTGTCCCCGCGGGTCGGCCTGGTGCTCAAGGCAGACATCCGTCCCGGCTTCACCGGCCAGCTGACCGCCAAGGTCGAGCGGGTCGAGCGCGCGCTCGAGCAGTCGTGA
- a CDS encoding aconitate hydratase, with protein MASQDSFGAKSTLDVDGQSYEIYRLDAVTGEGLDVETLPFSLKVLLENLLRTEDGADITADDIKALAGWDADAHPDKEIQFTPARVIMQDFTGVPCVVDLATMREAMAELGGDPSRINPLAPAEMVIDHSVIADVFGTPESFERNVEIEYERNRERYQFLRWGQGAFDDFKVVPPGTGIVHQVNIEHLARTVMVRDGVAYPDTCVGTDSHTTMVNGIGVVGWGVGGIEAEAAMLGQPVSMLIPRVVGFKLNGDLPEGSTATDLVLTITEMLRKHGVVGKFVEFYGPGVSALPLANRATIGNMSPEFGSTIAVFPIDDQTIDYLKLTGRPEEQLKLVEAYAKEQGLWHDPDAEPRYSEKLELDLSTVVPSLAGPKRPQDRVALSDAREAFRVALADYVTADETGGEDRKPGVPQNDQPYGVTTGADEASAESFPSSDPPATNGNGDGHDAADAPADWHSAAANADGRPSNPVRVTLEDGREFELDHGAVTIAAITSCTNTSNPSVMIGAALLAKKAVEKGLSTKPWVKTTLAPGSQVVSDYYERAGLTPYLDKLGFNLVGYGCTTCIGNSGPLIPEVSAAINEKDLAVVSVLSGNRNFEGRINPDVKMNYLASPPLVVAYALAGSMDVDLFNDPLGQDTDGNDVFMKDIWPSPQEVERVIGESITSDMFGSSYSDVFAGDERWQSLPTPEGDTFEWDAESTYVRKPPYFEGMPDEPVAVTDIEGARVLLKLGDSVTTDHISPAGAIKKDSPAGKYLAEHGVGQRDFNSYGSRRGNHEVMIRGTFANIRLRNQLAPGTEGGFTRDFTNGGDVTTVFEASENYIAAGTPLVVLAGKEYGSGSSRDWAAKGTSLLGVKAVIAESYERIHRSNLIGMGVIPLQFPEGQTAESLGLTGEEEFSITGITELNEGRTPKTVKVKAGDVEFDAVVRIDTPGEANYYRNGGIMQFVLRNLRKA; from the coding sequence GTGGCCAGTCAGGACAGCTTCGGTGCCAAGAGCACCCTGGACGTGGACGGACAGTCCTACGAGATCTACCGCCTCGACGCGGTGACGGGGGAGGGACTGGACGTCGAGACGCTGCCGTTCAGCCTCAAGGTCCTGCTCGAGAACCTGCTGCGCACCGAGGACGGTGCCGACATCACCGCCGACGACATCAAGGCCCTCGCGGGCTGGGATGCCGACGCGCACCCGGACAAGGAGATCCAGTTCACGCCGGCGCGCGTGATCATGCAGGACTTCACCGGCGTGCCGTGCGTGGTCGACCTCGCCACGATGCGCGAGGCCATGGCCGAGCTCGGCGGCGACCCGTCGCGGATCAACCCGCTCGCGCCCGCCGAGATGGTCATCGACCACTCGGTGATCGCGGACGTCTTCGGCACGCCCGAGTCCTTCGAGCGCAACGTCGAGATCGAGTACGAGCGCAACCGCGAGCGCTACCAGTTCCTGCGCTGGGGCCAGGGCGCCTTCGACGACTTCAAGGTCGTCCCCCCGGGCACCGGCATCGTCCACCAGGTCAACATCGAGCACCTGGCCCGCACCGTCATGGTGCGCGACGGCGTCGCCTACCCCGACACCTGCGTCGGCACCGACTCCCACACCACGATGGTCAACGGCATCGGCGTGGTCGGCTGGGGCGTCGGCGGCATCGAGGCCGAGGCCGCGATGCTCGGCCAGCCGGTCTCCATGCTGATCCCGCGCGTGGTCGGCTTCAAGCTCAACGGCGACCTGCCCGAGGGCTCGACCGCCACCGACCTGGTCCTCACGATCACCGAGATGCTGCGCAAGCACGGCGTCGTCGGCAAGTTCGTGGAGTTCTACGGCCCCGGCGTCTCCGCGCTGCCGCTGGCCAACCGCGCCACGATCGGCAACATGAGCCCGGAGTTCGGCTCGACCATCGCGGTCTTCCCGATCGACGACCAGACCATCGACTACCTCAAGCTCACCGGTCGCCCCGAGGAGCAGCTGAAGCTGGTCGAGGCCTACGCCAAGGAGCAGGGCCTCTGGCACGACCCGGACGCCGAGCCGCGCTACTCCGAGAAGCTCGAGCTCGACCTCTCCACGGTCGTCCCGTCGCTCGCCGGCCCGAAGCGCCCGCAGGACCGTGTCGCGCTGTCCGACGCCCGCGAGGCGTTCCGCGTCGCGCTGGCCGACTACGTCACCGCCGACGAGACCGGTGGCGAGGACCGCAAGCCCGGCGTCCCGCAGAACGACCAGCCGTACGGCGTCACCACCGGTGCCGACGAGGCCTCGGCCGAGTCGTTCCCGTCCTCCGACCCGCCGGCCACCAACGGGAACGGCGACGGCCACGACGCCGCCGACGCCCCGGCCGACTGGCACTCCGCGGCGGCCAACGCCGACGGCCGCCCGAGCAACCCGGTCCGGGTGACCCTCGAGGACGGTCGCGAGTTCGAGCTCGACCACGGCGCCGTCACGATCGCCGCGATCACCTCGTGCACCAACACCTCGAACCCGTCGGTCATGATCGGCGCCGCCCTGCTGGCGAAGAAGGCCGTCGAGAAGGGCCTGTCCACCAAGCCCTGGGTCAAGACGACGCTGGCTCCCGGCTCGCAGGTGGTCTCCGACTACTACGAGCGCGCCGGCCTCACGCCGTACCTCGACAAGCTGGGCTTCAACCTCGTCGGCTACGGCTGCACCACCTGCATCGGCAACTCCGGCCCGCTCATCCCCGAGGTCTCCGCCGCGATCAACGAGAAGGACCTCGCGGTCGTCTCGGTGCTCTCGGGCAACCGGAACTTCGAGGGTCGGATCAACCCCGACGTGAAGATGAACTACCTCGCGTCCCCGCCGCTGGTCGTCGCCTACGCGCTCGCTGGCTCCATGGACGTCGACCTGTTCAACGACCCGCTGGGCCAGGACACCGACGGCAACGACGTGTTCATGAAGGACATCTGGCCCTCCCCGCAGGAAGTCGAGCGGGTGATCGGCGAGTCGATCACGTCCGACATGTTCGGCTCGTCGTACTCCGACGTGTTCGCCGGCGACGAGCGGTGGCAGTCGCTCCCCACGCCCGAGGGCGACACCTTCGAGTGGGACGCGGAGTCCACCTACGTCCGCAAGCCCCCGTACTTCGAGGGCATGCCCGACGAGCCCGTGGCCGTCACCGACATCGAGGGCGCCCGCGTGCTCCTCAAGCTCGGCGACTCGGTCACCACCGACCACATCAGCCCGGCCGGTGCGATCAAGAAGGACTCGCCCGCGGGCAAGTACCTCGCCGAGCACGGCGTCGGCCAGCGGGACTTCAACTCCTACGGCTCGCGCCGCGGCAACCACGAGGTGATGATCCGCGGCACGTTCGCGAACATCCGGCTGCGCAACCAGCTGGCGCCGGGCACCGAGGGCGGCTTCACCCGCGACTTCACCAACGGTGGCGACGTGACCACCGTCTTCGAGGCCTCGGAGAACTACATCGCCGCGGGCACCCCGCTGGTCGTCCTCGCGGGCAAGGAGTACGGCTCCGGCTCCTCGCGCGACTGGGCCGCCAAGGGCACCTCGCTGCTGGGCGTCAAGGCCGTCATCGCCGAGTCCTACGAGCGCATCCACCGCTCGAACCTGATCGGCATGGGCGTCATCCCGCTGCAGTTCCCCGAGGGTCAGACCGCCGAGAGCCTCGGCCTGACCGGTGAGGAGGAGTTCTCCATCACCGGCATCACCGAGCTCAACGAGGGCCGCACGCCGAAGACCGTCAAGGTCAAGGCCGGCGACGTCGAGTTCGACGCGGTCGTCCGCATCGACACCCCCGGTGAGGCGAACTACTACCGCAACGGCGGCATCATGCAGTTCGTCCTGCGGAACCTCCGCAAGGCCTGA
- a CDS encoding APC family permease → MSVGDVSKRILLGRKLRSSQLGETLLPKRIALPVFASDALSSVAYAPDEVFIMLSLAGASAYVWSWKIALAVALVMAVVVASYRQTVHAYPSGGGDYEVATVNLGRTAGMTVGSALLVDYVLTVAVSISSGAQYAAAAIPPLIGHEPTVAAIAVLALMAMNLRGIRESGTFFAVPTYLFMVAILGMCAFGLVRLAMGDLPDVESAGLTIEPEPGLDEPLTTIGLLILLARAFSSGCAALTGVEAISNGVPAFRRPKSKNAATTLLLLGLIAISMMVSVIVLARQMGIRYVDPHDLDRLMQDGQPVGADYEQHAVIAQIARAVFQEFSPAFYLVVTVTGIILVLAANTAFNGFPVLGSILAKDGFAPRAFGSRGDRLAYSNGIVFLAVMAIALIYAFDAETTRLIQLYIVGVFVSFNLSQLGMIRHWTRHLRTEHDPAERRRMVRSRAINTVGLSFTAVVLVIILATKFLAGAWITILAMGAFFLLMRAIRGHYDQVAEELAADDEDKALPTRVHAIVLVSKLHKPTLRALAFAKATRPNVLEGVYVDVDAEATSRLLTDWDDRGIEVPLKVLHSPYRELVRPVVEYAGEIRKANPRGVVAVYIPEYVVGRWWEQLLHNQTALRLKGRLLFTPGVMVISVPFQLRSSEIARERNRREAERVRPGDLRRGRVSRRSDDHQVQR, encoded by the coding sequence GTGAGTGTCGGGGACGTCTCCAAGCGGATCCTGCTGGGGCGCAAGCTGAGGAGCTCGCAGCTGGGCGAGACGCTCCTGCCCAAGCGGATCGCGCTGCCGGTCTTCGCCAGCGACGCGCTGTCGTCGGTCGCGTACGCCCCGGACGAGGTCTTCATCATGCTCTCCCTCGCGGGGGCGTCGGCGTACGTGTGGTCGTGGAAGATCGCGCTCGCCGTCGCGCTGGTGATGGCGGTCGTCGTGGCGTCGTACCGGCAGACCGTCCACGCCTACCCCTCGGGCGGTGGCGACTACGAGGTGGCGACGGTCAACCTCGGCCGCACCGCGGGCATGACCGTCGGCAGCGCGCTGCTGGTGGACTACGTGCTCACGGTGGCGGTCTCGATCTCCTCGGGCGCGCAGTACGCCGCCGCGGCGATCCCGCCGCTCATCGGCCACGAGCCGACGGTGGCGGCCATCGCGGTGCTCGCGCTGATGGCGATGAACCTGCGCGGCATCCGGGAGTCCGGCACGTTCTTCGCGGTCCCCACCTACCTCTTCATGGTGGCCATCCTCGGCATGTGCGCCTTCGGGCTCGTCCGCCTCGCGATGGGCGACCTGCCCGACGTGGAGTCGGCGGGCCTGACCATCGAGCCCGAGCCGGGGCTCGACGAGCCGCTCACCACGATCGGCCTGCTGATCCTGCTCGCGCGCGCCTTCTCGTCGGGGTGCGCGGCGCTGACCGGCGTCGAGGCGATCTCGAACGGCGTGCCCGCCTTCCGCCGGCCCAAGAGCAAGAACGCCGCCACGACGCTGCTGCTGCTCGGCCTGATCGCGATCTCGATGATGGTCAGCGTCATCGTGCTCGCCCGGCAGATGGGCATCCGCTACGTCGACCCCCACGACCTCGACCGGCTGATGCAGGACGGTCAGCCCGTCGGCGCCGACTACGAGCAGCACGCGGTGATCGCGCAGATCGCCCGGGCGGTCTTCCAGGAGTTCTCGCCGGCGTTCTACCTCGTCGTCACCGTCACCGGCATCATCCTGGTGCTCGCCGCCAACACCGCCTTCAACGGCTTCCCGGTGCTCGGCTCGATCCTGGCCAAGGACGGCTTCGCGCCCCGCGCGTTCGGCTCGCGCGGCGACCGGCTGGCCTACAGCAACGGCATCGTGTTCCTCGCCGTCATGGCGATCGCCCTGATCTACGCCTTCGACGCCGAGACCACGCGGCTCATCCAGCTCTACATCGTCGGCGTCTTCGTGTCCTTCAACCTCAGCCAGCTCGGCATGATCCGGCACTGGACGCGCCACCTGCGCACCGAGCACGACCCCGCCGAGCGTCGGCGGATGGTCCGCTCGCGGGCCATCAACACCGTCGGGCTGTCCTTCACCGCCGTCGTCCTGGTCATCATCCTGGCGACCAAGTTCCTCGCGGGCGCCTGGATCACGATCCTGGCGATGGGCGCCTTCTTCCTCCTCATGCGAGCCATCCGCGGCCACTACGACCAGGTGGCCGAGGAGCTCGCCGCCGACGACGAGGACAAGGCGCTGCCGACCCGCGTCCACGCGATCGTGCTGGTCTCCAAGCTGCACAAGCCGACGCTGCGCGCGCTCGCCTTCGCCAAGGCGACCCGGCCCAACGTCCTCGAGGGCGTCTACGTCGACGTGGACGCCGAGGCCACCTCCCGGCTGCTCACCGACTGGGACGACCGCGGCATCGAGGTGCCGCTCAAGGTGCTGCACTCGCCGTACCGCGAGCTGGTGCGCCCGGTCGTCGAGTACGCCGGCGAGATCCGCAAGGCCAACCCGCGCGGCGTCGTCGCGGTCTACATCCCCGAGTACGTCGTCGGCCGCTGGTGGGAGCAGCTGCTCCACAACCAGACCGCGCTGCGGCTCAAGGGGCGCCTGCTCTTCACCCCGGGTGTCATGGTCATCTCCGTGCCCTTCCAGCTGCGCTCCTCCGAGATCGCGCGCGAGCGCAACCGTCGCGAGGCCGAGCGGGTCCGCCCCGGTGACCTCCGGCGCGGCCGGGTCTCCCGCCGCTCCGACGACCACCAGGTGCAGCGATGA
- a CDS encoding YjbQ family protein — protein sequence MDSETRAFRTGGQDTVLDLTRECADYVRARGDGLLHLFVPHATAGLAILETGSGSDDDLLAALGDLLPADDRWRHRHGTPGHGRSHVMPALVPPYATVPVLDGELALGTWQSVCLVDLNVDNHERQVRFSFLAG from the coding sequence ATGGACTCCGAGACCAGGGCCTTCCGCACCGGTGGCCAGGACACCGTCCTGGACCTGACCCGCGAGTGCGCGGACTACGTCCGCGCCCGCGGCGACGGCCTGCTGCACCTCTTCGTCCCGCACGCGACCGCCGGCCTCGCGATCCTCGAGACGGGATCGGGCAGCGACGACGACCTGCTGGCCGCGCTGGGCGACCTGCTGCCCGCCGACGACCGCTGGCGCCACCGCCACGGCACGCCGGGCCACGGGCGCTCGCACGTGATGCCGGCCCTCGTGCCGCCGTACGCGACGGTGCCGGTGCTCGACGGCGAGCTGGCGCTCGGCACCTGGCAGAGCGTCTGCCTGGTCGATCTGAACGTCGACAACCACGAGCGGCAGGTGCGGTTCAGCTTCCTGGCCGGCTGA
- a CDS encoding SMP-30/gluconolactonase/LRE family protein produces MTTASTTDLTVVPVPAGGAEDVVVATSGPDEGCVFTGTEDGSIFRVGPDGSKVDRVAHTGGRPLGIELDGDGRLLVCDAKRGVLRVDTATGGVETVTDRVGGTPMVFCNNAAIASDGTVWFSDSSTRYGIDRWKDDFIQVTRTGRLMRMATDGTVEVVLDGLAFANGVALSKGEDFVCVAETGARTVVRRWLTGDRAGMRDLLCQNLPGYPDNIARGSDGLIWVTIASPRDTVVERLQAAPVRVRKLVTRIPQRLQPAPARTVRVQAYDDAGRLVHDVDLPGDRYHMVTGVREHDGRVWMGSLHEPAIAAHDL; encoded by the coding sequence ATGACCACCGCGAGCACCACGGACCTGACCGTCGTCCCCGTCCCCGCCGGCGGCGCCGAGGACGTCGTCGTCGCCACGTCCGGTCCGGACGAGGGCTGCGTCTTCACCGGCACCGAGGACGGCAGCATCTTCCGGGTCGGCCCCGACGGCTCGAAGGTCGACCGCGTCGCGCACACCGGCGGCCGCCCCCTCGGCATCGAGCTCGACGGCGACGGCCGGCTCCTGGTCTGCGACGCCAAGCGTGGCGTGCTGCGCGTGGACACCGCCACCGGCGGGGTCGAGACCGTGACCGACCGGGTCGGCGGCACGCCGATGGTCTTCTGCAACAACGCGGCCATCGCGAGCGACGGCACGGTGTGGTTCTCCGACTCCTCGACGCGCTACGGGATCGACCGGTGGAAGGACGACTTCATCCAGGTCACCCGCACGGGGCGGCTGATGCGGATGGCGACCGACGGGACCGTCGAGGTGGTCCTGGACGGGCTGGCCTTCGCCAACGGCGTCGCGCTGAGCAAGGGCGAGGACTTCGTCTGCGTCGCGGAGACCGGGGCCCGGACCGTCGTGCGCCGCTGGCTGACCGGTGACCGCGCAGGCATGCGCGACCTGCTGTGCCAGAACCTCCCCGGCTACCCCGACAACATCGCCCGGGGCAGCGACGGCCTGATCTGGGTGACCATCGCCAGCCCCCGCGACACCGTCGTGGAGCGGCTCCAGGCGGCGCCCGTTCGGGTCCGCAAGCTGGTCACGAGGATCCCGCAGCGACTGCAGCCGGCCCCGGCGCGGACCGTCCGCGTCCAGGCGTACGACGACGCCGGGCGCCTCGTGCACGACGTCGACCTGCCGGGGGACCGGTACCACATGGTGACCGGCGTCCGGGAGCACGACGGCCGGGTCTGGATGGGCAGCCTGCACGAGCCGGCGATCGCGGCGCACGACCTGTGA
- a CDS encoding DUF3105 domain-containing protein, with protein sequence MSEAPPEPPYPSAPPSVPPPAPEPEPASEPVRRDRVAVLVLAAVAAVAVLVVAIGVPLAVSQLRADDAAQVERNLEEVAVVEGLRTDHTSGDVTYPQTPPAGGPHDPRWLECGVYDEPVREENAVHDLEHGTVWITYDPDLAAEDVDRLVELLPDNGILSPYPGLPAPVVVTVWGHQLRLVGAEDPRLPLFVERLGGGQTAPEPFASCAGGLRDPQGGTESPGTPV encoded by the coding sequence GTGAGCGAGGCGCCTCCCGAGCCGCCGTACCCGTCCGCGCCCCCGTCGGTGCCCCCGCCGGCACCGGAGCCCGAGCCCGCGTCCGAGCCCGTGCGCCGGGACCGGGTGGCGGTTCTGGTGCTCGCCGCCGTCGCGGCGGTGGCCGTGCTGGTCGTCGCGATCGGCGTGCCGCTGGCGGTGAGCCAGCTGCGCGCGGACGACGCCGCGCAGGTCGAGCGGAACCTCGAGGAGGTGGCGGTCGTCGAGGGGCTGCGGACCGACCACACCAGCGGCGATGTCACCTACCCGCAGACCCCGCCTGCCGGAGGACCGCACGACCCGCGCTGGCTCGAGTGCGGCGTCTACGACGAGCCGGTCCGGGAGGAGAACGCCGTGCACGACCTCGAGCACGGGACCGTGTGGATCACCTACGACCCGGACCTCGCCGCGGAGGACGTCGACCGCCTGGTCGAGCTGCTGCCCGACAACGGCATCCTCTCGCCCTACCCCGGCCTGCCCGCGCCGGTGGTCGTCACGGTCTGGGGCCACCAGCTGCGCCTGGTCGGCGCCGAGGACCCGCGCCTGCCGCTCTTCGTCGAGCGCCTCGGCGGCGGGCAGACCGCCCCGGAGCCGTTCGCGTCCTGCGCCGGCGGGCTGCGGGACCCGCAGGGCGGCACCGAGAGCCCCGGCACCCCCGTCTGA
- a CDS encoding multidrug efflux SMR transporter codes for MAWLVLVLSGVLEAVWATALGRSEGFSRLGPTVVFAAGIALSMGGLAYALRTLPVGTAYAVWVGIGACLTVAYGMATGTEPVTAVKVLLLAGLIGCVIGLKLAH; via the coding sequence GTGGCGTGGTTGGTGCTGGTCCTCTCGGGTGTCCTGGAGGCCGTCTGGGCGACGGCGCTCGGCAGGTCCGAGGGCTTCTCCCGGCTGGGCCCCACGGTCGTCTTCGCCGCGGGGATCGCGCTGAGCATGGGCGGCCTGGCCTACGCGCTGCGCACCCTCCCGGTCGGCACGGCGTACGCCGTGTGGGTCGGCATCGGCGCATGCCTGACCGTGGCGTACGGCATGGCGACCGGCACCGAGCCGGTCACCGCCGTCAAGGTGCTGCTGCTGGCCGGGCTGATCGGCTGCGTCATCGGGCTGAAGCTCGCCCACTGA
- a CDS encoding class I SAM-dependent RNA methyltransferase produces MSPRPPQRRQGRPAPRRKQARGASVVGRRFEAVVGPVAHGGHCIVRVTTDPSVEPVETRVVFTRHAIPGERVVLELTEGTEGDRFWRGDVVEVLEASPDRVVPPCPYARPGRCGGCDFQHVDLGRQHDLKAEVVAEQLRRLAGLDLAVTVEAVEGDLPEQLAGLRWRTRQQYVRLPDGARGLRKHRSREVVVVDDCRIAHPDAREPRPGTVTEQVAAAGSTQAFQVAADGFWQVHPGAPRVLVDTVLGLLQPRAGESVLDLYAGVGLFARFLGEAVGDGGRVAAIEGDPTAAGHAATNCPGADVTAGGVDEVLAAAYDGHWDLVVLDPPREGARRPVVEQVVARTPRAVAYVACDPAALARDTAVFAEHGYRLETLRAFDLFPMTHHVECVALLVRE; encoded by the coding sequence ATGAGCCCCCGGCCGCCGCAGCGGCGGCAGGGCCGGCCCGCGCCCCGGCGGAAGCAGGCCCGCGGCGCGTCCGTGGTGGGTCGCCGCTTCGAGGCGGTCGTCGGGCCGGTCGCCCACGGCGGTCACTGCATCGTCCGGGTGACGACCGACCCGTCGGTCGAGCCCGTCGAGACCCGCGTGGTCTTCACGCGGCACGCGATCCCCGGGGAGCGGGTCGTGCTCGAGCTGACCGAGGGCACCGAGGGCGACCGCTTCTGGCGCGGCGACGTCGTCGAGGTCCTCGAGGCCTCGCCGGACCGGGTCGTCCCTCCCTGTCCCTACGCGCGCCCCGGTCGCTGCGGCGGCTGCGACTTCCAGCACGTCGACCTCGGGCGCCAGCACGACCTGAAGGCCGAGGTGGTCGCCGAGCAGCTGCGCCGGCTCGCCGGGCTCGACCTCGCGGTCACCGTCGAGGCGGTCGAGGGCGACCTGCCCGAGCAGCTCGCCGGCCTGCGCTGGCGCACCAGGCAGCAGTACGTCCGGCTGCCCGACGGCGCCCGTGGCCTGCGCAAGCACCGCTCGCGCGAGGTCGTCGTCGTCGATGACTGCCGCATCGCCCACCCCGACGCCCGTGAGCCGCGGCCGGGCACGGTGACCGAGCAGGTCGCCGCCGCCGGCTCGACCCAGGCGTTCCAGGTCGCCGCCGACGGCTTCTGGCAGGTCCACCCCGGTGCGCCGCGGGTGCTCGTGGACACCGTCCTGGGGCTGCTGCAGCCGCGGGCGGGGGAGTCGGTGCTCGACCTGTACGCCGGTGTGGGCCTCTTCGCCCGCTTCCTCGGCGAGGCCGTCGGGGACGGTGGTCGGGTGGCCGCGATCGAGGGTGACCCCACCGCGGCGGGCCACGCCGCGACCAACTGCCCGGGTGCCGACGTCACCGCCGGAGGCGTCGACGAGGTGCTCGCGGCGGCGTACGACGGCCACTGGGACCTGGTGGTCCTCGACCCGCCCCGCGAGGGTGCGCGGCGGCCCGTCGTCGAGCAGGTGGTCGCCCGCACCCCGCGCGCCGTGGCGTACGTCGCCTGCGACCCGGCCGCGCTGGCCCGCGACACCGCCGTCTTCGCCGAGCACGGCTACCGCCTGGAGACCCTCCGCGCGTTCGACCTGTTCCCGATGACCCACCACGTGGAGTGCGTCGCGCTGCTCGTACGTGAATGA
- a CDS encoding NUDIX domain-containing protein, with amino-acid sequence MTRFACVLLVDRRGWVLLQERDEHAVIDPETWGLPGGHVEDGEGFEEAAYRELAEETGVVLEPGDLQFWHEFATEHASYGVGSMHVYVGAVDLTDADITCGEGRQMVFVDPSRVRTLELTGSAQDALPAFLASELYSTMTP; translated from the coding sequence ATGACACGGTTCGCCTGCGTCCTGCTCGTCGACCGCCGCGGCTGGGTGCTGCTCCAGGAGCGCGACGAGCACGCCGTCATCGATCCCGAGACCTGGGGGCTGCCCGGCGGCCACGTCGAGGACGGCGAGGGCTTCGAGGAGGCGGCGTACCGGGAGCTGGCCGAGGAGACCGGCGTCGTGCTCGAGCCCGGCGACCTGCAGTTCTGGCACGAGTTCGCCACCGAGCACGCGTCGTACGGCGTGGGGTCGATGCACGTGTACGTCGGCGCGGTGGACCTGACCGACGCCGACATCACCTGCGGCGAGGGCCGGCAGATGGTCTTCGTCGACCCGTCCCGGGTGCGCACCCTGGAGCTGACCGGGTCGGCGCAGGACGCCCTCCCGGCCTTCCTCGCCAGCGAGCTCTACAGCACGATGACCCCATGA